One stretch of Arthrobacter polaris DNA includes these proteins:
- a CDS encoding electron transfer flavoprotein subunit alpha/FixB family protein, with protein sequence MTAIVVYIDQLDAXGKLSTTVHQLLTLARGAGEPVAVVAGPVSAEVLADLGAYGVSRVLASEQAELGEYLVAPKADLLAQAAAAVSASAVLVDNSFAGKEIAARVGVSLNAGVITDAVAVTYDGGALVAHKSVLAGSYTVQARATSAVSVISIKAHSVEASAAAQATVPTVEGVDVLFAPASLRARVTSRTARAASSRPELEDARIIVAGGRGVDGDFTPIEELADVLGAAVGASRAATDAGWISHASQVGQTGKKVSPQLYISVGISGAIQQKAGMQTSKLIVAVNKDAESPIFEIADFGIVGDLFKVLPQAVAEIKKRQA encoded by the coding sequence ATGACTGCAATTGTTGTTTACATTGATCAGCTCGACGCCNCCGGCAAGCTGTCAACCACTGTGCACCAGCTGCTGACGCTGGCTCGCGGCGCTGGCGAACCCGTTGCTGTAGTGGCCGGTCCCGTCAGCGCCGAGGTGTTGGCGGATCTGGGTGCCTATGGCGTGAGCCGGGTGCTTGCCTCGGAGCAGGCCGAGCTGGGCGAATACCTGGTTGCGCCCAAGGCCGACCTTCTCGCCCAAGCCGCTGCCGCCGTGTCCGCCAGTGCTGTACTGGTTGATAACAGCTTTGCCGGCAAGGAAATCGCGGCTCGTGTGGGCGTCTCCTTGAATGCCGGTGTCATCACCGATGCAGTCGCTGTGACATACGACGGCGGCGCTCTCGTGGCGCACAAATCCGTCCTAGCAGGGTCTTACACTGTTCAGGCTCGGGCCACTTCAGCGGTCTCGGTGATCAGCATTAAGGCTCACAGCGTGGAAGCATCCGCTGCTGCACAGGCAACTGTTCCCACCGTCGAAGGTGTGGACGTTCTCTTTGCTCCGGCAAGCCTGCGGGCACGGGTCACTTCCCGCACCGCGCGTGCAGCTTCCTCTCGCCCGGAGCTGGAGGACGCCCGCATTATTGTCGCTGGCGGCCGCGGCGTTGACGGGGACTTCACCCCGATTGAAGAACTAGCCGACGTTCTTGGTGCAGCAGTGGGCGCCTCCCGTGCGGCAACGGATGCTGGCTGGATCTCGCACGCCTCGCAGGTGGGTCAAACGGGCAAGAAGGTATCCCCACAGCTGTACATTTCTGTGGGTATTTCCGGTGCCATCCAGCAGAAGGCCGGAATGCAGACCTCCAAACTCATTGTGGCCGTGAACAAGGACGCAGAGTCACCCATTTTCGAGATTGCCGACTTCGGCATTGTGGGAGATCTGTTCAAAGTGTTGCCGCAGGCCGTTGCGGAAATCAAGAAGCGTCAGGCCTAG
- a CDS encoding class I SAM-dependent methyltransferase translates to MSARDPGLAFTDGALQFEAWSDRLWDPMGRDVVAAAVLQPGETVLDACCGTGAATIPAALAVGPGGTVDGVDLSTGLLRMAAANLAERGIINTTLTEADVTQWRGHRTFDAVLCSYSMFFFADMEAGIEHLASMLRPGGRLVTSTWVEGALEPFAERILEAAIKERPRLAGVVPLANQNMARVASVESLSRWLSDRGLQDVSVSTHPLTLTVDDAMAWNLVMGSGWRTLLPRDPEAIARVRRDFIQSVGPRIEMNSDALIATASVPRGVTD, encoded by the coding sequence ATGTCCGCTCGCGATCCTGGCTTGGCGTTCACTGATGGGGCGTTGCAATTTGAGGCGTGGTCGGACAGGCTCTGGGATCCGATGGGCCGCGACGTGGTTGCCGCAGCTGTTTTGCAGCCGGGTGAGACAGTGCTCGATGCGTGCTGCGGAACTGGCGCTGCCACCATCCCGGCCGCCTTGGCTGTTGGACCTGGCGGAACGGTCGACGGCGTCGACCTCTCCACTGGACTACTGCGCATGGCTGCCGCGAACCTGGCCGAACGCGGCATCATCAACACCACGCTGACAGAAGCCGATGTCACGCAATGGCGCGGACACCGAACCTTCGACGCCGTGCTTTGCTCCTACAGCATGTTCTTCTTCGCGGATATGGAAGCCGGTATTGAACACTTGGCGTCCATGCTTCGCCCCGGCGGTCGCCTGGTCACCAGCACCTGGGTGGAAGGCGCGTTGGAGCCGTTTGCCGAACGCATCCTTGAGGCCGCCATCAAAGAGCGTCCCCGACTAGCTGGCGTGGTGCCCTTAGCCAACCAGAACATGGCACGCGTAGCTTCCGTAGAATCACTGTCGCGCTGGCTCAGCGACCGGGGTCTGCAGGACGTGTCCGTCTCAACGCACCCTTTGACACTGACAGTTGATGACGCCATGGCCTGGAACCTTGTCATGGGTAGCGGATGGCGAACCCTGCTNCCCCGCGACCCTGAAGCCATTGCTCGAGTGCGCCGCGACTTCATCCAGTCCGTGGGCCCGCGCATCGAGATGAACTCCGACGCTTTGATCGCTACAGCGTCAGTGCCCCGCGGTGTCACCGACTAA
- a CDS encoding electron transfer flavoprotein subunit beta/FixA family protein — protein MNIVVLVKYVPDAQFDRHLTGDAHTLDRNESILSELDEYALEAALALTDARGGAKGGNTVTALTLGPAAAAAAVXXSLQIGATQXLHVSDDALAGSDASATSLALAAAIKTLGPVDLVITGMASTDGETSIIPAQLAARLDLAQITFASALEVDGNTVTARRDGDDFSEEIQATLPALVSVTDQANEPRYPNFKGIIAAKXKKMTTVSLADLGLAASDVGHSGSLTQVTAAAERPARTAGTIITDSGDAGIQLVDFLAAAKLI, from the coding sequence CTGAACATTGTCGTACTGGTGAAATATGTACCAGATGCACAATTTGACCGACACCTCACAGGTGATGCTCATACGCTCGATAGAAACGAGAGCATCCTTTCCGAACTCGATGAATATGCCCTCGAAGCAGCACTGGCGTTGACTGATGCCCGCGGTGGAGCCAAAGGTGGCAACACTGTCACGGCATTGACGCTTGGCCCGGCCGCAGCCGCGGCTGCAGTANAANAATCACTGCAGATCGGTGCAACCCAGNGGCTCCATGTCAGCGACGACGCCCTGGCAGGCTCCGATGCCTCCGCCACGTCATTGGCGCTGGCGGCAGCTATCAAAACCCTTGGCCCGGTGGACCTTGTCATCACCGGTATGGCCTCCACCGATGGGGAAACTTCCATCATTCCGGCACAGCTGGCAGCACGCTTGGACCTGGCCCAGATCACCTTCGCCTCCGCGTTGGAGGTGGACGGGAACACTGTCACTGCCCGCCGCGACGGTGACGACTTCTCTGAGGAAATCCAAGCCACTTTACCTGCCCTCGTTTCGGTGACAGATCAGGCCAACGAGCCTCGCTACCCGAACTTCAAGGGCATCATCGCCGCGAAANAGAAGAAGATGACCACCGTGTCCTTGGCCGACCTGGGATTGGCTGCCTCCGACGTCGGACATTCCGGTTCCCTGACGCAGGTCACCGCGGCAGCTGAACGCCCTGCCCGCACCGCCGGCACCATCATCACCGATTCAGGTGATGCCGGCATCCAACTGGTTGACTTCCTGGCCGCTGCGAAACTGATCTAA
- a CDS encoding tRNA (cytidine(34)-2'-O)-methyltransferase, with amino-acid sequence MFRILFLTPEIPGNTGNAIRLAAITGAELHLVEPLGFDFSDAKLRRAGLDYHDLAVVTVHKSLEAAWEALAPXRVFAFTSDGEASYTDIAYKPGDVLMFGKESSGLPEDVKADPHITSRVRLPMLPSLRSLNLANAASIAVFEAWRQNGFAGAQIQA; translated from the coding sequence GTGTTTCGTATCCTCTTCCTAACCCCTGAGATCCCTGGCAATACTGGCAACGCCATCCGCTTGGCTGCCATCACCGGTGCCGAACTGCACCTGGTGGAACCNCTCGGCTTTGACTTTTCCGACGCCAAATTGCGCAGGGCCGGACTGGATTACCACGATCTTGCGGTGGTCACAGTTCATAAGAGCCTTGAGGCAGCGTGGGAGGCCTTGGCCCCGAGNCGGGTCTTTGCCTTCACCTCCGACGGTGAAGCCAGTTACACCGACATCGCTTATAAGCCCGGCGACGTGCTCATGTTTGGCAAAGAGTCCAGTGGACTGCCCGAGGATGTCAAAGCCGATCCGCACATCACCTCCCGCGTCCGCCTCCCCATGCTGCCATCCTTGCGGTCGCTGAACCTAGCCAATGCCGCCTCGATTGCAGTCTTTGAGGCATGGCGGCAAAACGGCTTTGCTGGGGCGCAAATACAGGCATAG